One region of uncultured Methanolobus sp. genomic DNA includes:
- a CDS encoding ABC transporter ATP-binding protein, producing the protein MKKASLISTSGLSIGYTHKNKPTTVISEDLDLDLMPGELVCLIGPNGAGKSTLIRTLIGMQPSISGEISLTGRSLSDFTAMEKARVLSVVLTSQINISHFKAFDVVSLGRYPYTGWGGTLSEKDREMVSSSLSSVGASKLSSRYMSELSDGEKQKVMIARGLAQDPSVLVLDEPTAFLDLPHKIEIMRILRLLSRHPGRAVLLSIHDLDIAMRTADRIWLFNKNGEFFSGAPEDLVLQGVFGSAFEMGGVHFDNVKGTFIIPPEKKGEAVLKGSDEIEIIWTTHALERAGFRVRKDRSTDIEIEIVNNGVGTCWKYKNDGAEQDFFCIADMIQYLNRLHEGDNPEKRSSIKYMEQELDKAILTEANLT; encoded by the coding sequence ATGAAAAAAGCATCCCTTATCTCAACATCAGGCCTTAGTATCGGATATACTCACAAGAATAAACCCACTACTGTCATTTCAGAGGATCTGGATCTGGACCTGATGCCAGGGGAACTTGTATGCCTGATTGGGCCGAACGGTGCAGGCAAATCCACCCTGATCAGGACCCTTATAGGCATGCAACCATCCATTTCCGGAGAAATATCTCTTACAGGCAGGTCACTGAGTGATTTCACCGCAATGGAAAAAGCAAGGGTTCTGAGTGTTGTGCTGACATCCCAGATCAATATATCGCATTTCAAGGCATTCGACGTTGTATCCCTGGGTCGCTATCCCTATACCGGGTGGGGCGGTACGTTATCGGAAAAAGACAGGGAAATGGTTTCATCCTCATTATCCTCTGTAGGAGCCAGCAAGCTTTCTTCACGCTACATGTCCGAGCTCAGCGATGGGGAAAAACAAAAGGTCATGATTGCACGTGGGCTTGCACAGGACCCTTCGGTACTTGTACTTGACGAACCAACCGCATTCCTCGATCTCCCTCATAAAATAGAGATAATGCGTATCCTCAGATTGCTTTCAAGACACCCGGGAAGAGCGGTCCTTCTTTCTATCCATGACCTTGATATCGCTATGCGTACAGCCGACAGGATATGGTTGTTCAATAAGAATGGGGAGTTTTTTTCCGGTGCTCCCGAGGACCTTGTATTGCAGGGTGTCTTCGGTTCTGCCTTTGAGATGGGAGGAGTTCATTTTGATAATGTGAAAGGGACATTCATAATCCCACCCGAAAAAAAGGGTGAAGCCGTGCTTAAAGGGAGCGACGAGATAGAGATCATATGGACAACACATGCGCTTGAGCGTGCAGGATTCAGGGTGCGCAAAGACAGGAGCACTGATATTGAAATAGAGATCGTAAACAATGGTGTTGGCACGTGCTGGAAATACAAGAACGACGGAGCTGAGCAGGATTTCTTCTGCATTGCCGACATGATCCAGTACCTTAACAGGCTGCATGAGGGTGATAATCCAGAAAAACGTTCATCCATCAAATACATGGAGCAGGAACTGGACAAAGCTATACTTACGGAGGCAAACCTGACATGA